In Platichthys flesus chromosome 6, fPlaFle2.1, whole genome shotgun sequence, the genomic stretch TGTGGCGTCAAACATTTTTAccaacccctccatcggcataggggTGAGAAGAAAATGagttaattttcatttttcagtgaactatccctttaagtgcTTTGATTGGACCAGATAAGTGCtgtgtaaaaatgtatatatatttttttttattgtcagatGTGCAGAATCACTGGGAAACTGCAGAGATGCAGGAACCAGAGTCTGATCCGCTTTGGGATTCTTTCGACTGTGTGAGGAGACGTGGACGTTGAAACCAGGCGGCAGGTGAAAAGGATGACTGCTCCTCTACCTCATTGAAACAGACTCATTTCTAAATGGTGATTCaatgatatgtgtgtgtttgggtgacCACAGTTTTTGTACGTGTCAGCCCTAATGATGTGCAAAGACGCCTGTAtggaaatgtgtatttgtgatcccccctctgtgagtgtgtttttgtgtgtgtctcttttgcgtgctgctgtgtgtgtgattatgtgcTCAGACTTGCTGGCTGGTGACTGATAATAACACAAGAGGCCGTGTGTTTGTGGATCTCTTAGCTGAGGAGATTCCCACCGTGCTCAGTGTGTCTGGGCCCTGTGTGTTTTTGGGGTTGCACGCGTGACTCCGCCAGCTGTTCTATTCTCCTGTTGGCCCCCTCACCCCTGCCCAGCCCTCGTCCCTCGCCGACCCCTCCTTCCCTCAGAGGCGTGCTCCTCATCTGATAAGGGCTGCGCTGGCCACCCCTCAGCGGAGCTCCTCAGAGCCCCTCAGAGCTGCTCCACGCTAACAATGCGCCCGCCTTCCCCTCCACGTTCACAccatttacatttgaaaacactGGGTCTTATCTCCAGTTCACTGGAGCTATGGCACAACAGCCAAGTGAGTGTGCACGTTGGTATATGTGTGAGTGAAAGTaggcttgagagagagagagagaaagagagagagagagagagagctgcatgaGGAAAAGCGAAGTGAACAGTGAAACACTCATGAAGctaaatctgtatttatgtcCCTACTTGAGCTTTAGTTTCCTTCCTTTTTCCTGTAAGGGAAAAGAATgataaactaaacaaacaaattcaatacACAGCAAGTTTTGCCGAGCCCTagctgaaagaaataaaaccctTTACTATAAGTAGGATATGAAACTGCACTGTATTCAATAGCTAGTGGCTACGGTAATGCCAAAGGAAAGACCCCTGTGAGATCTCTGATCCATCACCTTGGAATATCGCCAAGGTGTCTGTTAACTACAATCCTCATCTGCAAGAACATGTCACTGCTTCCCTAGCTGCACCCAACACAACTACTTTCAATCAGGCTTTACTTGTAGAGCCCATATTCACCAATCACAATTTGAAGGTCCTCTGCCATCAACCCTCAACTCAAAATTATTATGATGAAAAACTATGGAAGGGATCCCAGTCccaggctgtggctcaggaggtacaGCGGGACACCCACTTTCCAGAAGTCAGCAGTTGGATCCCGGTCTCACCCcttctgcatgtcaaagtgtccttgggcaacatactgaaccccaaattgcgaAACTTTACAGCAAATTGCTTTGAATGGTGATCAAGAGTATAAAGCACATTAACATGATAGCGCTATTGAATGTCATAGTCTTATATCTGGGCAGGCATACTCTCAAGCTATACTATTactcctttttctcttcttttcttttctctgcatGACTGAAAGGTTCACATCCTCATCCTCTGGGCCGGTGTCAAACCATATCACAGCACATGCAGAAATGCCCAGCTGTCGAGCacagcgagcgagagagagagagagagagagaaagagagagggacagacggcAAAAAGGGAAGCGTGCAGGCTTTTAATTAAAGTCTGCATAGTTAAGGGCCCGGGCTAAGCAAACATGGGCCTCCAGCATATCCAGAGTTTAGGACGAGTACAGAGAACTGCAGTGTGATGAAAGACAAGCGGCTCCTCGCATTGAataaagggaggaggggggtcaggggaggggaaataaaagagaTGCACAAGGGTGAGAAGATAAAAGATGAGCAGCTCGGGATAAAGGAGAATTTGGAGGCGAGGTGGCAGGTAGAGTGATGGGACGGACACGAGAGGGGGTGGGTGTGTGCTGTCAGAGATGCTATCACACGTTTATCTTGTGTATCATTATGTGATACGGATATTGGGATGGGAGGGGTGAAGATGAGATCCAGAATTgtctgtggtggtgggggttgggggggggatcttttccaagaaggaaaacaattaaaatcagAGGGCGGAGGGCAACTGGTGAGATAGTATACAATCAGAACTGGGCGTCAAAGATGTAGATAGTTGCCATGAACCAAGATATAAGCAGATGTGTACTTGAACACACCAGTAGCTACATGACCAAACCAACACTTGATGATTCCACAAatgcagcaggacacacacaaagagcttcAGTTCATCACTGGTCAACTTAGAGCTGAGCTTTTTCCATGATGGTGACAGGGTGACCTCTATTGGTGGAAATGTAGAACTACAAGGGTTTTTTCAGCTGCCAAAAACACGTGTGGAGGGGAACTGTGAATACTTGAGGGACTCAAGAGCTACCAAGCTAAATGATAATTACTATAATGTACTGCAATTTACGAAAAAGCAAATATATACACTTATACTTCCAACACAATAGAGATTTCCCATCTAAATGTATATCCTCTTATCCCCACATGGTTCGATTTAAGCTTCAAGAGACACATCTGACGTTCACCTTAATCCCCTATTTCATCGGGGGAAAAAAGTCCAAAATATGATTAGGGTCCcaaatttattttttgtagATGCGGATCTGAAAATGTTCCAtacatccattatctatactgttATAGTAACGAGtaatgaggaaacacacattGCCATGCTGCCTGGAAGGAGGACCCTTTGTCCAGATGACCTCAGAGGACCTGGTTTGGTATGTGTGCAGGATTGGAGAGATGTgcaaatatataacaaagaTCATCGTTTAAAAGATTTACCAGAGACTGAATAAAATCATCGGAAATGAAATATATAGCCTATCAGGTCATTTTATTTTGCCATATCGGACTGAAAGAGACATTCACGGGAGAGACCCACTCATGCACATGAATTCTGAGTCAGAATTTTATAttactttaaatataaaggataCAGGGATAAAGAGATCATGACAGGCAACATTACAGACATGTGAATATCTAACCtacagaaaacaaatcagaaaagaaaatataatttgatcTTAAACATtcctttaaaacaaaacttatatataaacaacCGAGCAGATAGACCGATATCAATCTTCTCCTGAGAAACGTTTTCCAGTATTTCCAGCAAATAACACTACTTCTGTTTAACTCAACAAGCCTttgcacattttaataaaataaaggatTTTATATAATGGAGGTACAAAAATTTGTGACACAATTATTCCTTTGGAGGTCAACATCGTAGGAGAAAGGATCAATAATGATTATCTttggtttgattgttttttcaacGCTGGCTCTAGAAGAAAAAGTAAATATGCAAAACATTTCTATGTTGCACGTGTCACAcattcatgtctcactttaagATCTAAAGATGTTCTCTACTTTTTAATAGATGTCTTTACTTTAAAATCTCCTACGTACCATGTCATACAAACACCTTTGAAAGGAGCAAAGATTAATGGTACATGTGTAACACAGATCCTTCAGTTGTGGAATGgatcattcttttatttttatactttggAAGATGATTTCCCCGAACGCCACACAGTCAACGTCATATACATGAACTAAGATCAATCTCAATATGAACAATCAAATCTAAAATGAGATATCGCAAATGTTTTCTTGTAAATCTCAGACCTGGCTTTAATACGATTTTAATTTCTGTccaaaaacatttcagaataaaGGCACTAAGAGCCATTATGGCAAAGAATAAAGGCCTCAACTAAATCCTTTGAATGTATTTCTTCTAGtttttacataaacaaacattattGGTCTTCTATTCAGACGGAAAtgttataaaacaatattttctttGCCAGCAGAGGAATGATATCATGTGATAGATTGATATATATctgcttaatgttatttaaGCAAAACTCAATGgtcctttttacttttttgctgGAATTTAACCAAATAACGACAAAGTAATAATTTGGAAAAGAATAACACAAGAACCATTGCTCTAAAAGAAATATCTCTAACTTTAAGTACCACtaaaataatatgaaacagTTTTTACAGGCATCATTTATCGGTTCATCAATGAAGAAACAGGTTCATTCCTATCTGTAATGTCATCATTCTTTCATCTTCTATTTGGATAAATCTGAAAACTGAATCCACTTCAGTTACATTGAGGCAACCACAGTAATTCATCAAAGTAAAGTGACTCAAAATAGCAGAGATTTATCACCAAATGTGGGCAGACTTTGAACTTTTCCAACCGGAGAAGTCGTAAGGGGTGAACACCAATGTCCGATCGGTTGAACTGGGCATTAAAAAGACCTGACGCTGCCAGCTCCACGCTACAAAGTCCTTGCAATGTCCGACTGAGCTGATGTTCAAACAGATAGAGGGCTGAAACCGGCCGACAgtacacacaaaatacaaatacattgtCCCCTACGTCTACAATTGTTCACATTGACAACACACAGTCCAGCCATTTATTTGGGTTTGACCTCGTCTTGTTATCTAGTATTCAGCTATTTTACAATTTGAACACGATCAAGATCTCTCATGAACCTAACTGTGGATAATACCGTAGATGTGAAATGTAAAGTAGCGTGAAGAGTATTTCAAAAACGCTGTGTGATTTTCATTCAGCACTCAAGTGCTCACACTGAGAAGAATAAACCCACTCTGACCTGATTATACTGTTACACAATGGTGCTGCTACTCTTTGCTAGCATTATATATGTTGTGTTAATGACTTGAAATGTGCTCCTCCATTGACTACGTATTATACACAGTTCTTCTTCAAGGTGAGCACAGGTCACCGGCACTGAACTGACGACAAATCACTGAATATGTAACCGATTGAAGTGCAGTTCAGCCACGACCCCAGCAGGGTGAGCCAGCACACAGGATCAGTCTGGAGAGGCTGATCTCAGACCAGTGCTTCACTCAGCCGATGTGTGGGAGGCGAGTTAAGGATGCTGTTTAGTCTCTCGGTCCCTGTTGAATAATCCTCAGCATGTCTTTGTTGTGGACTGTCCTGGCCTCGAATGACCCCGCAGCCTGGTCCTTCAGTCTCGAAGTACCAAATATGATCAGTTCACAAGGTTTGGGGGCGGGGTGGGGGCGACTACAGCTGCTCGGACTCTTCTCTGGAGTACGGCTGTGAGCCCGAGGCCCCAGTCCGGGGTGTGGAGGGTGCAGTGGGACGCGCTGGCTGGTGGCTCAAAGGCTCTCGTGGGGCCTCGTACTGAGGCAGCTCGTCTGCTGACGGAAGCTCCCGATCGGGGCAGtacggaggaggagggagatcaAACCATGGAGGCCGACTGAGgacaagcagaggaggaaatgattAGAATATGATGTCACATTCACGAGGTGTTTTTCACCACCAGCAAGCGAAGATTCAGGATGTAAACAGCTTTCTTTAAAAGACCATCCTTAATCGAGTTAACCCATTATTATTTGTGGttcacatttttatcatttaacCCAATTCACCCTTTCCATGATGTCATGATTCACTTTGCCACTTATTTTAAGCGGCTCTGAAGATGACAAAAGCAACTAATTGTTTTAATGGGAATTTGTAGAGGTATTACATTTTTGATTAGTCTTTTAAACAGCAACAAACTGCTTCTATTAAGTTAATGAGTAAATCTGTATAACAGAGTATGTAGAGGATAAATTGTAATGTTATTCATTATAATGCTGATATTGCCAATAGCATAATTTACAGCAGATTTGGTTAGTGAATGAAAGATGACGGTTTGGGACAAATTTGATTAAAGTAAATGATGTCGCAcctttttctgtcatttaataataaatgagCTTATATTTGCTAGAGTTGCTACATGCAACTTTCAACACCACTGTTTATGTTTCTTACTTTCATACTGGTTTACAGTGGAAATTGTACTTTATGGCTACAGACAAAATATTATACATCTCCATACAAGTGTTACTATCATTATTCCTCTCACCTGACATCCAGAACAGCTTGTGAGTACGATGGAGGTGAGTCCATGGAGAGTCCGGAGGGATAGAGAGTCcctgagagcagctgcagggCTTGTGCAGTGGAGCTGCACTGGCCTGCTGTGGTTGGCGAGCCGGGGGAGAGACCAGGTCCTCCGGGATGGACGTGGCCCCGGTCCAAGATGACCAGACGGGACAGCAACaggggctggtggtggtggtggtgatgtgaGCTCCCTCTCACGCCTCTGGGTAGCAGGACGCTACGCTTCCTCTGGTGGTGGAGCACCAAGGCCAGCAAAGCCACCACCAGAACGAAGATGACGGCACTGCCGATGACGGCGTAAGTGATGCTGGGGTAGTAGCGCAGACGGTAGTCTAGTGTCACAAAGTCCTGGCCAGGGGCTtctgcaagagagagaggaaggaaataaAGATTGATTGAATGATGATGTATGTGTATGGGGAAAAGAGAGGGTGACTGATGGTGTAGGAGACAGAGGGGAGTGAGGAATAGACGGATGTAGAGGTGGTAAACAATTTAAGGGAATAGGAGGTTGAGTAAACGGCAGGATGAGTTGTGGAGTTGCAGAGCCACGGGAGTAGATAGAGGAATTGAAGTGGATGGCTGTGAATATCAAGCAGTAAATTTGTTTTCtggttcatttttaaaatgcattctATATGATTCAATAGAGGCAGCCTCTCTAGGAGATGAGAGCGCAACATAATAAGCATGACAGCAGTCAGCCTCTCCCCGAGAGCTCCCAGAGATAAGGAGAACAAATGGAGCATCGTGTAGAGTGCAGAGGCTACTTTTGAAAAGCAGGGGCTCAGTTTAAAATCATGGAGCCCgctcttttattgtgaagaaagaagaagaacagagagggaaaaaaatgctTTATGAGGGCGAAACAGCTTACAGCTCCTTTAGATAAAATAGGCAACTTGATGCTTGGTGTTGAGCATGGTGATGAGAGAAGGCAGAGGAACACCAGGGGCCTTCACTGATTACCGGGCTTGTCGAAGGGAAAAGGGGGAGAGTGCAAACTACTTAGTAGTCCAGGGAATGTTCACGATGGGAGCCATGGCGAGCAGTAAGAAACTCACAGCAGCCCACTGGTCGGGCTGAAATGAGGAAAGGGACGACTGTAATGCCAGACAGCAGTGCAGCTTATTATTCCAGATGGGATGAGGGAAGAGTCCCTAAACATTTCCGCTGACTGATGTTACACTGTGAGAATTTAAATCGGGGTACTTGGGGGTGAGGTTCATGTAAATGGTGTTTCAGCTGCTTACCGGCAGACAGTACT encodes the following:
- the ldlrad3 gene encoding low-density lipoprotein receptor class A domain-containing protein 3 isoform X1, producing the protein MWIWYLLLGSGSRTVESQLLPGNNFTTECNIPGNFMCGDGKCVPGGWQCDGLPDCFDKSDERGCPKVKSKCAPTFFACANGIHCIIGRFRCNGFSDCPDGSDEENCTGNPLVCSESRFKCRNGRCLDRSFLCNGQDNCQDNSDEELCLTTAEAPGQDFVTLDYRLRYYPSITYAVIGSAVIFVLVVALLALVLHHQRKRSVLLPRGVRGSSHHHHHHQPLLLSRLVILDRGHVHPGGPGLSPGSPTTAGQCSSTAQALQLLSGTLYPSGLSMDSPPSYSQAVLDVSRPPWFDLPPPPYCPDRELPSADELPQYEAPREPLSHQPARPTAPSTPRTGASGSQPYSREESEQL
- the ldlrad3 gene encoding low-density lipoprotein receptor class A domain-containing protein 3 isoform X2, whose translation is MWIWYLLLGSGSRTVESQLLPGNNFTTECNIPGNFMCGDGKCVPGGWQCDGLPDCFDKSDERGCPKVKSKCAPTFFACANGIHCIIGRFRCNGFSDCPDGSDEENCSNPLVCSESRFKCRNGRCLDRSFLCNGQDNCQDNSDEELCLTTAEAPGQDFVTLDYRLRYYPSITYAVIGSAVIFVLVVALLALVLHHQRKRSVLLPRGVRGSSHHHHHHQPLLLSRLVILDRGHVHPGGPGLSPGSPTTAGQCSSTAQALQLLSGTLYPSGLSMDSPPSYSQAVLDVSRPPWFDLPPPPYCPDRELPSADELPQYEAPREPLSHQPARPTAPSTPRTGASGSQPYSREESEQL